The Actinocorallia herbida DNA window CCGCCGAAGAGCCGGTCGAAGGCTTCGCCGAACACCATGCGGGCGCTCCGGACGAGCCGTTCGGGGGAGGCGAGGTGGCGGGCGCCCTTCTCGTGCACGACGACCTCGGCCTGCGGGTACATCTCGGCGATGTCCCCTACGCCGCCCGCGTGGTCGAGGTGGATGTGGGTGACGACGACGGAGGCGAGGTCGGCCGCGGCGACGCCGAGCGCGTCGAGCGCGTCCCGGACGACCGGGGCGGACCCCGACGTGCCGGGCTCGATGAGGCAGGGCCGGTCGCCGAGGACGAGGTACCCGGCGGTGATCCCGGTGTGCCCGGCCATCTGGGTGTCGATCTCGTAGACGTCGTTCCCGAGCGGGGTGATCAGGTTGGCCATGGCCCACGGTAACCCGGCGAGCCTGTGATCTACAATGTAAAGGCACGCCCTCACCCCGCCTCGGCGGGGGAGCCCAGGAGGCGCATCACCAGGCCCGTGCGCGGCTTCGGCCCGAACGAGGTCGACTTGCGCGGCACCCGCTCGCCCCCCGCGGCCAGCGCCATCACCGCGGGCACGGTCAGCGGCTTCAGGACGACCGCGGTCCCGCCGAGCTGCGCGGCCCTGGCGACGGCGTGCGCGGCGTCGTCGTGCACGACCTGGACGGTGTGCTCGTCGGGGGCGATCTTCCAGAGCCCGCGGATGAGCAGGCCGTCGAGGACCGCCGTGTTCAGGGCCTTCCAGCGCGCCGAGTGCCCGGCGGGGAACGCCTCCGCCAACCGGACGGGGTCCGGGTCGGTCAGCAGCCAGAACCGGTCGGCGCCGGCCAGCAGGAGGCCGTCAGCGGCCCGCTCCAGCGCCACGAGCGCCTCGCGGAGGTCTCCGCCCGCCTCGGCGACGGTGAAGGCCGCACGGGCCGTCTCGGCGGCCTCCAGGGGGTCGAGCCCCGGCAGGACCCGGTGGATCGCGCCGAGCCGGGGCGGGTAGCGCAGGGAGTCCACCAGCAGGGCGAGCCCGAAGTCCCACGGCCCGGCGCCCTCGCGGCGCTCCTGGTAGGCCCGGTAGGCGGCGTACCTGTGGTGGCCGTCGGCGATGAGCGCGCGGCGGTCGCGCAGGTCCGCCGCGACCCGCGCGGTGTCCTCCAGCCGCCACAGCCGGTACCGCGTCCCCGACGGGGAGACGATGTCCAGGACGGGCTCGGCGGTGTCCGCGGTCTCGTCGACGGCCTCACTGGCGGGCCCGCCCCCCTCGTAGGTGAGGAGGATCGGCTCCAGGTGGGCCCGGGTGGCCTCCATGAGCGCGAGCCTGTCCTGGACGGGGCCCGGATAGACGTCCTCGTGCGGCAGGATCACGCCCTCGGACTCGTCCCGCAGCCCGACCGCGCCGATGAGGCCGCGTTGCAGCTCACCGTCGCCGTCGCGTTCGTAGACGTACAGGGCGGGCGAAGGGTCGACCGACAGGACGCCCGTCGAAAGCCACTCCGCGAGGAGGCGTTCCGCGCCCGCGTAGTCCCCGTCGGGAAGCGTGAGCCGGACGATGTTCCGCGAGTCGGCGGCCCGG harbors:
- a CDS encoding DUF1015 domain-containing protein codes for the protein MDGFDLRQGLVLAPIHGVRYTPPEGGSLAAVTCPPYDLIDDEELSRLRAADSRNIVRLTLPDGDYAGAERLLAEWLSTGVLSVDPSPALYVYERDGDGELQRGLIGAVGLRDESEGVILPHEDVYPGPVQDRLALMEATRAHLEPILLTYEGGGPASEAVDETADTAEPVLDIVSPSGTRYRLWRLEDTARVAADLRDRRALIADGHHRYAAYRAYQERREGAGPWDFGLALLVDSLRYPPRLGAIHRVLPGLDPLEAAETARAAFTVAEAGGDLREALVALERAADGLLLAGADRFWLLTDPDPVRLAEAFPAGHSARWKALNTAVLDGLLIRGLWKIAPDEHTVQVVHDDAAHAVARAAQLGGTAVVLKPLTVPAVMALAAGGERVPRKSTSFGPKPRTGLVMRLLGSPAEAG